From Molothrus ater isolate BHLD 08-10-18 breed brown headed cowbird chromosome 8, BPBGC_Mater_1.1, whole genome shotgun sequence, a single genomic window includes:
- the ARHGAP19 gene encoding rho GTPase-activating protein 19 isoform X1, giving the protein MGRRSGRYEMAAGAPASGGRRDAICNFVICNDSSLRSQPIIFNPDFFVEKLRHEKPEVFTELVVSNITRLIDLPGAELAQLMGEEDPKLPGANSTASGFFRSLMSLKRKEKGVVFGSPLTEEGIAQVSQLIEYLHKNLRAEGLFRVPGNSIRQQILKDALNSGTDIDLDSGEFHSNDVATLLKMFLGELPEPLLTHKHFHAHLKIADLTLFDEKGNKTSTPDKERQIEALQLLFLILPAPNRSLLKLLLDLLYQTAKKQDKNKMSAHNLALMFAPHILWPRNVTANDLQENITKLNNGVTFMIKHSQKLFKAPVYIRECARLHYLGSRAHTSKDDLDLLTSSGSKELQPLKSQKRSRLDSCHQEETQQRTEEALKELFLHVHNMPDSAKKKKLIRQFNKHPAALTPGSDVPTSPAPRRTRSRSFSGLIKRKVLGTPVILERKSRDSTPEPVRVSKENVQLLQKCGSPAHMSQAKLKSLEGQKEGSCRRMRARLLSKDSSSL; this is encoded by the exons ATGGGCAGGCGGAGCGGCAGGTATGAGATGGCGGCGGGAGCACCGGCGTCCGGCGGCCGCAG aGATGCCATCTGCAATTTTGTCATCTGCAATGACTCCTCCCTCCGCAGCCAGCCGATCATCTTCAATCCCGACTTCTTTGTGGAAAAGCTGCGCCATGAAAAGCCAGAGGTGTTCACAGAGCTGGTTGTCAGCAACATCACCAGGCTCATTGATttgcctggggcagagctggcccagctCATGGGAGAGGAGGACCCAAAGCTGCCTGGGGCAAACAGCACAGCCTCTGGATTTTTTCGTTCTCTGATGTCTCTGAAGCGCAAGG AGAAGGGGGTGGTGTTTGGCTCGCCGCTGACAGAAGAAGGCATTGCACAGGTTTCCCAGCTAATCGAGTATCTGCACAAGA atctAAGAGCAGAAGGCTTGTTTCGAGTGCCAGGCAACAGCATCAGGCAACAGATCCTAAAGGATGCTCTGAACAGTGGGACTGATATTGACCTGGACTCTGGGGAGTTTCATTCCAACGATGTGGCCACTCTACTTAAGATGTTCCTGGGTGAATTACCAGAGCCGCTGCTGACACACAAGCACTTCCATGCCCACCTCAAAATTGCAG ACTTGACACTGTTTGATGAGAAGGGGAATAAGACCAGCACTCCAGACAAAGAGCGCCAAATCGAAgccctccagctgctgtttctgatCCTCCCCGCTCCCAACCGCAGCCTGCTCAAACTGCTGCTGGACTTGCTCTACCAGACTGCCAAGAAGCAGGACAAGAACAAGATGTCTGCCCACAACCTTGCCCTCATGTTTGCACCCCACATCCTATGGCCCAGAAAT GTGACAGCAAACGACCTTCAGGAAAATATCACAAAGCTAAACAATGGAGTGACCTTCATGATCAAACATTCTCAGAAACTCTTCAAG GCTCCAGTGTACATCCGGGAGTGTGCCAGGCTGCACTATCTGGGATCCAGAGCCCACACATCAAAG GACGACCTGGATTTGCTGACGTCTTCTGGctccaaggagctgcagcccctcaagTCTCAGAAGCGAAGCCGGCTGGACTCCTGCCATCAGGAGGAGACCCAGCAGCGCACGGAGGAGGCACTGAAGGAGCTCTTCTTGCACGTCCACAATATGCCTGACTCTGCAAAGAAGAAGAAGCTTATCCGGCAG TTTAATAAGCATCCAGCTGCTCTGACTCCTGGCTCTGATGTGCCCACATCCCCAGCACCACGACGCACCCGCTCGCGCTCCTTCAGCGGCCTCATTAAG CGGAAAGTTTTGGGAACTCCAGTTATCCTggagaggaagagcagggaTTCCACACCAGAGCCTGTGCGGGTCAGCAAAGAGAACGTCCAGCTG TTACAGAAATGTGGCTCTCCAGCTCATATGTCCCAGGCCAAGCTGAAGTCTTTGGAAGGCCAGAAAGAG GGATCCTGCAGACGCATGCGAGCCCGCCTGCTTTCCAAGGATTCATCCTCCCTCTGA
- the ARHGAP19 gene encoding rho GTPase-activating protein 19 isoform X2 — MPLQKLSALIDAICNFVICNDSSLRSQPIIFNPDFFVEKLRHEKPEVFTELVVSNITRLIDLPGAELAQLMGEEDPKLPGANSTASGFFRSLMSLKRKEKGVVFGSPLTEEGIAQVSQLIEYLHKNLRAEGLFRVPGNSIRQQILKDALNSGTDIDLDSGEFHSNDVATLLKMFLGELPEPLLTHKHFHAHLKIADLTLFDEKGNKTSTPDKERQIEALQLLFLILPAPNRSLLKLLLDLLYQTAKKQDKNKMSAHNLALMFAPHILWPRNVTANDLQENITKLNNGVTFMIKHSQKLFKAPVYIRECARLHYLGSRAHTSKDDLDLLTSSGSKELQPLKSQKRSRLDSCHQEETQQRTEEALKELFLHVHNMPDSAKKKKLIRQFNKHPAALTPGSDVPTSPAPRRTRSRSFSGLIKRKVLGTPVILERKSRDSTPEPVRVSKENVQLLQKCGSPAHMSQAKLKSLEGQKEGSCRRMRARLLSKDSSSL, encoded by the exons ATGCCTCTTCAAAAGCTCTCAGCACTCAT aGATGCCATCTGCAATTTTGTCATCTGCAATGACTCCTCCCTCCGCAGCCAGCCGATCATCTTCAATCCCGACTTCTTTGTGGAAAAGCTGCGCCATGAAAAGCCAGAGGTGTTCACAGAGCTGGTTGTCAGCAACATCACCAGGCTCATTGATttgcctggggcagagctggcccagctCATGGGAGAGGAGGACCCAAAGCTGCCTGGGGCAAACAGCACAGCCTCTGGATTTTTTCGTTCTCTGATGTCTCTGAAGCGCAAGG AGAAGGGGGTGGTGTTTGGCTCGCCGCTGACAGAAGAAGGCATTGCACAGGTTTCCCAGCTAATCGAGTATCTGCACAAGA atctAAGAGCAGAAGGCTTGTTTCGAGTGCCAGGCAACAGCATCAGGCAACAGATCCTAAAGGATGCTCTGAACAGTGGGACTGATATTGACCTGGACTCTGGGGAGTTTCATTCCAACGATGTGGCCACTCTACTTAAGATGTTCCTGGGTGAATTACCAGAGCCGCTGCTGACACACAAGCACTTCCATGCCCACCTCAAAATTGCAG ACTTGACACTGTTTGATGAGAAGGGGAATAAGACCAGCACTCCAGACAAAGAGCGCCAAATCGAAgccctccagctgctgtttctgatCCTCCCCGCTCCCAACCGCAGCCTGCTCAAACTGCTGCTGGACTTGCTCTACCAGACTGCCAAGAAGCAGGACAAGAACAAGATGTCTGCCCACAACCTTGCCCTCATGTTTGCACCCCACATCCTATGGCCCAGAAAT GTGACAGCAAACGACCTTCAGGAAAATATCACAAAGCTAAACAATGGAGTGACCTTCATGATCAAACATTCTCAGAAACTCTTCAAG GCTCCAGTGTACATCCGGGAGTGTGCCAGGCTGCACTATCTGGGATCCAGAGCCCACACATCAAAG GACGACCTGGATTTGCTGACGTCTTCTGGctccaaggagctgcagcccctcaagTCTCAGAAGCGAAGCCGGCTGGACTCCTGCCATCAGGAGGAGACCCAGCAGCGCACGGAGGAGGCACTGAAGGAGCTCTTCTTGCACGTCCACAATATGCCTGACTCTGCAAAGAAGAAGAAGCTTATCCGGCAG TTTAATAAGCATCCAGCTGCTCTGACTCCTGGCTCTGATGTGCCCACATCCCCAGCACCACGACGCACCCGCTCGCGCTCCTTCAGCGGCCTCATTAAG CGGAAAGTTTTGGGAACTCCAGTTATCCTggagaggaagagcagggaTTCCACACCAGAGCCTGTGCGGGTCAGCAAAGAGAACGTCCAGCTG TTACAGAAATGTGGCTCTCCAGCTCATATGTCCCAGGCCAAGCTGAAGTCTTTGGAAGGCCAGAAAGAG GGATCCTGCAGACGCATGCGAGCCCGCCTGCTTTCCAAGGATTCATCCTCCCTCTGA